One Benincasa hispida cultivar B227 chromosome 5, ASM972705v1, whole genome shotgun sequence genomic window carries:
- the LOC120077095 gene encoding uncharacterized protein LOC120077095 isoform X3: MNKVGNRSLKFDLKNFPSASMGPLLLRLWGRTASRFPPFSRVRSFRSDAALEAIAKAAEERVPNVVLYNYPSFSGAFSALFAHLFHTRLRLPCLILPFSSVAPLRFHRFYLSASLISPPTPCLQCCHSVIFPLPFEFLFFRIEDLYVEGLERCYFLDFLGPKGFAAAVSRRPTCEVLCFDHRKSSLRHIIPTEDRPKNLSVRVNLEKSSSIAVYEYFSSRLVDMEISCEDLLELKDRSRIEMVLKYIEDGDLRRWSLPDIRAFNIGISEWRSKLNCITNPYMYEQLLEMNSLELIAKGTDFIASRENAANKYLDKSFKIRLGRGLYGECLAVRADGNSNLSDEIGKQLSMRSVAAGLRSGDVFVQQ, from the exons ATGAACAAAGTGGGAAACAGATCTTTAAAGTTTGATCTTAAAAATTTTCCAAGCGCTTCAATGGGTCCTCTGCTTCTCCGACTATGGGGAAGGACAGCTTCCCGATTCCCGCCATTTTCAAGGGTTCGAAGCTTCCGTTCTGATGCGGCATTGGAAGCCATAGCCAAAGCTGCAGAAGAGAGAGTTCCCAATGTTGTGCTTTACAACTATCCCTCTTTTTCTGGAGCTTTCTCAGCCCTCTTCGCACACTTGTTTCATACTCGCCTTCGTCTCCCTTGCCTCATTCTCCCTTTCTCTTCTGTTGCTCCTCTCAGGTTCCATCGCTTTTATCTTAGCGCTTCACTTATTTCACCACCAACTCCCTGTCTCCAATGCTGCCATTCAGTAATTTTCCCTTTACCTTTTGAATTTCTGTTCTTCAGGATTGAGGATTTATATGTGGAAGGGCTTGAGCGGTGCTATTTTCTTGACTTCTTGGGTCCGAAAGGATTTGCAGCCGCCGTTTCACGTCGACCCACATGTGA GGTTCTATGTTTCGATCATCGGAAATCATCACTTCGACATATTATCCCCACGGAAGATCGCCCTAAGAATCTGTCAGTtcgtgtaaatcttgaaaagaGTAGCTCCATAGCTGTGTATGAATATTTCTCCTCTAGACTTGTGGATATGGAAATTTCTTGT GAGGACCTTTTAGAATTAAAAGATAGAAGTCGAATTGAAATGGTTCTTAAGTACATTGAGGATGGGGATCTTCGAAGGTGGAGCTTACCTGATATTAGGGCATTTAACATTGGGATCAGTGAGTGGCGATCAAAATTGAACTGTATCACTAATCCATACATGTATGAACAG TTGCTGGAGATGAATTCTTTGGAATTGATTGCTAAGGGAACTGACTTCATTGCTTCTCGTGAAAATGCCGCTAATAAATATCTAGACAAGTCTTTTAAAATTCGTTTGGGGAGGGGACTTTATGGCGAGTGTCTG GCAGTAAGAGCAGATGGGAATTCCAACTTGAGCGATGAAATTGGGAAGCAGCTGAGTATGAGAAGTGTTGCAGCTGGATTGAG ATCTGGTGATGTATTTGTCCAGCAGTGA
- the LOC120077095 gene encoding uncharacterized protein LOC120077095 isoform X2 has protein sequence MNKVGNRSLKFDLKNFPSASMGPLLLRLWGRTASRFPPFSRVRSFRSDAALEAIAKAAEERVPNVVLYNYPSFSGAFSALFAHLFHTRLRLPCLILPFSSVAPLRIEDLYVEGLERCYFLDFLGPKGFAAAVSRRPTCEVLCFDHRKSSLRHIIPTEDRPKNLSVRVNLEKSSSIAVYEYFSSRLVDMEISCEDLLELKDRSRIEMVLKYIEDGDLRRWSLPDIRAFNIGISEWRSKLNCITNPYMYEQLLEMNSLELIAKGTDFIASRENAANKYLDKSFKIRLGRGLYGECLAVRADGNSNLSDEIGKQLSMRSVAAGLRPIGAVIYMQRNNLKMCLRTTDGATDTSEVSKAYGGGGSPSSSSFMIRMDEYNKWRLVNSS, from the exons ATGAACAAAGTGGGAAACAGATCTTTAAAGTTTGATCTTAAAAATTTTCCAAGCGCTTCAATGGGTCCTCTGCTTCTCCGACTATGGGGAAGGACAGCTTCCCGATTCCCGCCATTTTCAAGGGTTCGAAGCTTCCGTTCTGATGCGGCATTGGAAGCCATAGCCAAAGCTGCAGAAGAGAGAGTTCCCAATGTTGTGCTTTACAACTATCCCTCTTTTTCTGGAGCTTTCTCAGCCCTCTTCGCACACTTGTTTCATACTCGCCTTCGTCTCCCTTGCCTCATTCTCCCTTTCTCTTCTGTTGCTCCTCTCAG GATTGAGGATTTATATGTGGAAGGGCTTGAGCGGTGCTATTTTCTTGACTTCTTGGGTCCGAAAGGATTTGCAGCCGCCGTTTCACGTCGACCCACATGTGA GGTTCTATGTTTCGATCATCGGAAATCATCACTTCGACATATTATCCCCACGGAAGATCGCCCTAAGAATCTGTCAGTtcgtgtaaatcttgaaaagaGTAGCTCCATAGCTGTGTATGAATATTTCTCCTCTAGACTTGTGGATATGGAAATTTCTTGT GAGGACCTTTTAGAATTAAAAGATAGAAGTCGAATTGAAATGGTTCTTAAGTACATTGAGGATGGGGATCTTCGAAGGTGGAGCTTACCTGATATTAGGGCATTTAACATTGGGATCAGTGAGTGGCGATCAAAATTGAACTGTATCACTAATCCATACATGTATGAACAG TTGCTGGAGATGAATTCTTTGGAATTGATTGCTAAGGGAACTGACTTCATTGCTTCTCGTGAAAATGCCGCTAATAAATATCTAGACAAGTCTTTTAAAATTCGTTTGGGGAGGGGACTTTATGGCGAGTGTCTG GCAGTAAGAGCAGATGGGAATTCCAACTTGAGCGATGAAATTGGGAAGCAGCTGAGTATGAGAAGTGTTGCAGCTGGATTGAG GCCTATAGGAGCTGTCATATACATGCAACGAAACAATCTTAAAATGTGTTTGAGGACTACGGATGGTGCTACCGACACATCTGAGGTCTCCAAA GCTTATGGTGGTGGGGGTTCGCCAAGTTCAAGTTCTTTTATGATCAGGATGGACGAGTACAATAAGTGGCGATTAGTGAATTCATCCTGA
- the LOC120077095 gene encoding uncharacterized protein LOC120077095 isoform X1 codes for MNKVGNRSLKFDLKNFPSASMGPLLLRLWGRTASRFPPFSRVRSFRSDAALEAIAKAAEERVPNVVLYNYPSFSGAFSALFAHLFHTRLRLPCLILPFSSVAPLRFHRFYLSASLISPPTPCLQCCHSVIFPLPFEFLFFRIEDLYVEGLERCYFLDFLGPKGFAAAVSRRPTCEVLCFDHRKSSLRHIIPTEDRPKNLSVRVNLEKSSSIAVYEYFSSRLVDMEISCEDLLELKDRSRIEMVLKYIEDGDLRRWSLPDIRAFNIGISEWRSKLNCITNPYMYEQLLEMNSLELIAKGTDFIASRENAANKYLDKSFKIRLGRGLYGECLAVRADGNSNLSDEIGKQLSMRSVAAGLRPIGAVIYMQRNNLKMCLRTTDGATDTSEVSKAYGGGGSPSSSSFMIRMDEYNKWRLVNSS; via the exons ATGAACAAAGTGGGAAACAGATCTTTAAAGTTTGATCTTAAAAATTTTCCAAGCGCTTCAATGGGTCCTCTGCTTCTCCGACTATGGGGAAGGACAGCTTCCCGATTCCCGCCATTTTCAAGGGTTCGAAGCTTCCGTTCTGATGCGGCATTGGAAGCCATAGCCAAAGCTGCAGAAGAGAGAGTTCCCAATGTTGTGCTTTACAACTATCCCTCTTTTTCTGGAGCTTTCTCAGCCCTCTTCGCACACTTGTTTCATACTCGCCTTCGTCTCCCTTGCCTCATTCTCCCTTTCTCTTCTGTTGCTCCTCTCAGGTTCCATCGCTTTTATCTTAGCGCTTCACTTATTTCACCACCAACTCCCTGTCTCCAATGCTGCCATTCAGTAATTTTCCCTTTACCTTTTGAATTTCTGTTCTTCAGGATTGAGGATTTATATGTGGAAGGGCTTGAGCGGTGCTATTTTCTTGACTTCTTGGGTCCGAAAGGATTTGCAGCCGCCGTTTCACGTCGACCCACATGTGA GGTTCTATGTTTCGATCATCGGAAATCATCACTTCGACATATTATCCCCACGGAAGATCGCCCTAAGAATCTGTCAGTtcgtgtaaatcttgaaaagaGTAGCTCCATAGCTGTGTATGAATATTTCTCCTCTAGACTTGTGGATATGGAAATTTCTTGT GAGGACCTTTTAGAATTAAAAGATAGAAGTCGAATTGAAATGGTTCTTAAGTACATTGAGGATGGGGATCTTCGAAGGTGGAGCTTACCTGATATTAGGGCATTTAACATTGGGATCAGTGAGTGGCGATCAAAATTGAACTGTATCACTAATCCATACATGTATGAACAG TTGCTGGAGATGAATTCTTTGGAATTGATTGCTAAGGGAACTGACTTCATTGCTTCTCGTGAAAATGCCGCTAATAAATATCTAGACAAGTCTTTTAAAATTCGTTTGGGGAGGGGACTTTATGGCGAGTGTCTG GCAGTAAGAGCAGATGGGAATTCCAACTTGAGCGATGAAATTGGGAAGCAGCTGAGTATGAGAAGTGTTGCAGCTGGATTGAG GCCTATAGGAGCTGTCATATACATGCAACGAAACAATCTTAAAATGTGTTTGAGGACTACGGATGGTGCTACCGACACATCTGAGGTCTCCAAA GCTTATGGTGGTGGGGGTTCGCCAAGTTCAAGTTCTTTTATGATCAGGATGGACGAGTACAATAAGTGGCGATTAGTGAATTCATCCTGA
- the LOC120077306 gene encoding uncharacterized protein LOC120077306: protein MKDIMKKEITKWLDVGVIYPISDSQWVSHVQCVPKKWGMIVVTNNENEQIPTRTVTSTEVVVRGWPMELVARMLPVWGEGRFPEVGRWWSELTINNWRLANDGHQGGSQSWPVAVAKVAAEVGQ, encoded by the exons atgaaagaTATCATGAAAAAGGAGATCACCAAATGGCTTGACGTGGGAGTCATTTATCCCATCTCTGACAGCCAGTGGGTAAGCCATGTCCAATGTGTGCCTAAGAAATGGGGCATGATTGTAGTCACTAATAATGAAAATGAGCAGATACCCACCAGAACAGTGACT TCGACGGAGGTGGTAGTCAGAGGGTGGCCAATGGAGTTGGTGGCCAGAATGTTGCCAGTGTGGGGGGAAGGGAGGTTTCCAGAGGTTGGTCGATGGTGGTCGGAGTTGACCATTAACAACTGGAGGTTGGCCAACGACGGTCATCAAGGTGGCAGCCAGAGTTGGCCGGTGGCGGTCGCCAAGGTGGCAGCCGAAGTTGGTCAATGA